The following proteins are co-located in the Silene latifolia isolate original U9 population chromosome 1, ASM4854445v1, whole genome shotgun sequence genome:
- the LOC141652984 gene encoding protein FAR1-RELATED SEQUENCE 4-like, which produces MGAVMRTTQRSESENSFFKRFEHKSGTLLEFWMRFESAMEQQRHNTKRLDNENRQSNPKLSTKLAIESDGARVYTHDVFEEFQEEVKYSTDTCSCKGFVVLGNLEVSTVMDAERSRNFEVQFNPGTLEARCTCRLFERRGLLCRHIIWIYSGNSVKKIPEYAVARRWTKDAVRGTECIYDGEEIVDMDIIDAKQLEMTKLWSEVFETVGLLGGRDKEDVESFSKLIRDFREKLLPSVEELSKKEEMEKLLGCKASKEITILPPKYSKNKGSGKMLLSRKSKAIAIASKPKRMCNNCKQMGHHDKRNCPNPFAERPPQLQESSEEEEEEEEEEDEEEKEEGEEEDASDE; this is translated from the exons ATGGGTGCTGTAATGAGGACGACGCAGAGGTCAGAGAGTGAGAATAGTTTTTTTAAGCGGTTTGAGCACAAATCTGGTACTTTGCTAGAGTTTTGGATGCGCTTTGAAAGTGCTATGGAACAACAAAGACACAATACAAAGAGACTTGACAACGAAAACCgacaatcaaaccctaaactgtCTACTAAGTTGGCAATAGAGAGTGACGGGGCAAGGGTTTACACACATGACGTGTTTGAGGAGTTTCAAGAGGAGGTGAAGTACTCCACTGATACATGTAGTTGCAAGGGTTTTGTGGTATTGGGTAACTTAGAGGTGAGTACCGTGATGGATGCAGAGAGAAGCCGTAATTTTGAAGTTCAGTTTAACCCAG GTACACTCGAGGCGAGATGTACGTGTAGACTGTTTGAGCGTAGGGGACTGCTATGCAGACATATAATTTGGATTTATTCGGGCAATAGTGTAAAAAAAATTCCGGAATATGCAGTTGCCAGGAGATGGACGAAAGATGCTGTGAGGGGAACCGAGTGCATTTATGACGGGGAGGAAATTGTGGACATGGATATCATCGACGCAAAACAGCTTGAGATGACGAAACTGTGGTCAGAAGTTTTTGAGACCGTTGGATTACTTGGTGGCAGAGATAAGGAAGATGTTGAGAGCTTTTCCAAACTAATTAGAGACTTTCGGGAAAAGCTATTACCGTCAGTTGAGGAACTGAGTAAAAAAGAAGAAATGGAAAAATTACTTGGCTGTAAAGCAAGTAAGGAGATCACTATACTACCACCTAAGTATTCGAAAAATAAGGGTAGTGGGAAAATGTTATTGTCTAGGAAGTCGAAGGCGATTGCAATTGCAAGTAAGCCGAAACGGATGTGCAATAATTGCAAGCAAATGGGGCACCACGACAAGAGGAACTGCCCTAACCCGTTTGCAGAGCGTCCACCACAATTGCAAGAatcaagtgaagaagaagaagaggaggaggaggaagaggacgaAGAGGAGAAAGAGGAGGGGGAAGAAGAGGATGCATCAGACGAATAG